Sequence from the Microbacterium sp. AZCO genome:
CGAGACGAACGGCACCGTGCGCGATGCGCGCGGGTTCGCCTCGATGACGTACAGGACGCCCGCCGAGACGGCGAACTGCACGTTGAGCAGGCCCCGCACGCCCACGCCCTCGGCGATGGCGCGCGTCGCCTCGCGGACGCGGTCGATCTCGGTGCGGCCGAGCGAGATGGGCGGCAGCGTGCAGCTCGAGTCGCCGGAGTGGATGCCGGCCTCCTCGAGGTGCTCCATGACGCCGCCGACGTACAGCTCCTGTCCGTCGAAGAGCGCGTCGACGTCGATCTCGACGGCGTCATCGAGGAACCGGTCGACGAGGAGCGGCATCCCGGGCCCGATGATGGCCTGATCCGCGATGCGCACGAAGTAGTCGCGCAGGCTCTCGGTGTCGTAGACGATCTCCATGCCGCGGCCGCCCAGGACGAACGAGGGCCGGACGAGCACCGGGTACCCGATCTCCTCCGCGATCGCGACGGCGCCCGCCTCGTCGATCGCCGTGCCGTTGCGCGGAGCGACGAGGCCCGCACGGTCGAGCAGGCGGGAGAACAGCTCGCGCTCCTCCGCCAGGTCGATCGCGGCGGGGCTCGTGCCGAGGATGCGGTAGCCCGCCTCTTCGATGCCCTTCGCGAGGCCGAGCGGCGTCTGGCCGCCGAGCTGGCAGATCACGCCGAGGATCTCGCCCGACTGCGCCTCGGCGTGCAGCACCTCGAGCACGTCCTCGAGCGTGAGCGGCTCGAAGTAGAGGCGGTCGCTCGTGTCGTAGTCGGTCGAGACGGTCTCGGGGTTGCAGTTGACCATGATCGTCTCGAAGCCCGCCGCGTCGAGGGCGAACGACGCGTGGACGCACGAGTAGTCGAACTCGACGCCCTGGCCGATGCGGTTCGGTCCTGAGCCGATGATGACGACCTTCGTGCGATCGGACGGCGTCACCTCGGTCTCGAAGTCGTAGCTCGAGTAGTGGTACGGCGTGAGGGCCGGGAACTCCCCCGCGCACGTGTCGACGGTCTTGAAGACGGGACGGATGCCGAGTCCCTGACGGACGCCGCGCACCTCCCGCTCCGTGTCACCGCGCAGCTGCGCGATCTGAGCGTCGCTGAAGCCGTGCTCCTTCGCGACGCGCAGGGTCGCGGCATCCAGCTCCCCCGCCGTGCGGACGAACTCGGCGACCTCGTTGATGAGGGCGATCTGGTCGAGGAACCAGGGGTCGATCGCCGTCGCCGCGAACGCCTGCTCGATAGTCGCGCCCTTGCGCATGGCCTGCTGAAGCACGACGATGCGGCCGTCGGTCGGGGTCTTCGCGACCTCAAGGAGCTCCTCGACGGAGCGCGGCTCGTCGCCCCAGTGGAAGCTCGAGCCCCGCTTCTCGAGCGAGCGCAGCGCCTTCTGCAGCGCCGTCGCGTAGTTGCGGCCGATGGCCATCGCCTCGCCGACCGACTTCATGGTGGTCGTGAGCGTGATGTCGGCGGCGGGGAACTTCTCGAAGTTGAAGCGCGGCACCTTGACGACGACGTAGTCGAGCGTGGGCTCGAAGCTCGCCGGCGTCGCCCCCGTGATGTCGTTGGGCACCTCGTCGAGGCGGTAGCCGATCGCGAGCTTCGCGGCGAGCTTCGCGATCGGGAAGCCCGTCGCCTTCGACGCGAGCGCCGAGGAGCGCGAGACGCGCGGGTTCATCTCGATGACGATGATGCGACCCGTCTTGGGGTCGACGGCGAACTGGATGTTGCACCCGCCCGTGTCGACGCCGACGGCGCGGATGATGTCGATGCCGATGTCGCGGAGCTTCTGGTACTCGCGGTCGGTGAGGGTCAGCGCCGGAGCGACCGTGATCGAGTCGCCCGTGTGCACGCCGACGGGGTCGACGTTCTCGATGGAGCAGACGACGACCGTGTTGTCGGCCGTGTCGCGCATGAGCTCGAGCTCGTACTCCTTCCAGCCGAGGATCGACTCCTCGAGGAGCACCTCGCTCGTCGGGGAGTCGTGCAGGCCCGCGCCGCCGATGCGGCGGAGATCTGTCTCGTCGTACGCGAAGCCGGAGCCGAGCCCGCCCATCGTGAAGGACGGGCGCACGACGAGGGGGTAGCCGAGCTTCTCGGCGCCGGCGAGCAGATCCTCCATCGAGTGGCAGATGACGGATGCCGCGACATCCGCCCCCGCATCCAGCACCAGCTGCTTGAAGATCTGCCGGTCCTCGCCCTTGCGGATCGCGTCGACCTTGGCGCCGATGAGCTCGACGCCGTGCTTGTCGAGGATGCCGCGGTCGTGGAGCGCGATCGCGGCGTTGAGGGCCGTCTGGCCGCCCAGCGTGGGGAGGATCGCGTCGGGCTTCTCCTTCGTGAGGATCGTCTCGAGCACCTCCGGCGTGATCGGCTCGATGTAGGTCGCATCGGCGAAGTCGGGGTCGGTCATGATCGTGGCCGGGTTCGGGTTCACGAGGATGACGCGCAGGCCCTCCTCGCGCAGCACGCGGCAGGCCTGCGTGCCGGAGTAGTCGAACTCCGCGGCCTGGCCGATGACGATCGGGCCCGACCCGATGACGAGGACGCTCTTGATGTCGTCGCGCTTAGGCATTGCGCTCCTTAGTCGGTCCCTGAGCCTGTCGAAGGGTCGCCACGACGAGGTCACGGAAGCGGTCGAAGAGGTAGTTGGCGTCGTGCGGGCCCGCGGCGGCCTCGGGGTGGTACTGCACCGAGAACGCCGGGATGTCGAGGGCGCGCAGGCCCTCGACGACCCGGTCGTTGAGGCCCACGTGCGACACCTCGATGCGGCCGTAGCCGTTGGGGCTGTCGAACGAGCCCTCGAGGGGCGCCTGCACGGCGAAGCCGTGGTTGTGCGCCGTGATCTCGACGCGGCCCGTCTGCTTGTCGAGCACGGGCTGATTGATGCCACGGTGCCCGAACGGGAGCTTGTACGTGTCGAGGCCGAGCGCGCGGCCGAGCAGCTGATTGCCGAAGCAGATCCCGAAGAACGGCAGACCATCGTCGAGCACGCCGCGGAGGAGCTCGACGTGGTCCCCCGAAGCTGCCGGGTCGCCGGGGCCGTTCGAGTAGAACACCGCGACGGGGTCGATCGCGCGGATCTGGTCGATCGTGACGTCCTGCGGGAGGACGTGCACCTCGAAGCCGCGGTCGGCGAGGTTGTCGACGGTCGCCTGCTTGACGCCGAGGTCGAGCACGGCGAGGTTGCCGATGCGCTCGCCCCTCGCGGGGGTGACCTCGGCCGCCGCGACGGAGACGGACGCCGAGAGGTTCTGTCCCGCCATCTCCGGCGCCTCCCGCACGAGGCGGAGCTGCTCGTCGGCGTCGATCGCCGCGGCCTCGCCCGAGAAGATCCCGCCGCGCATGCTCCCGGCGGAGCGGATGTGACGCGTCACGGCCCGCGTGTCGATGCCGCTGATGCCCACGATGCCGTCGTTCACGAGCGCGTCGTCGAGCGACTCGTCGGCGCGCCAGTTCGACACGACGCGGGAAGGGTCGCGGACGATGTAGCCCGACACCCAGATGCGGCGGGACTCGGGGTCTTCGCCGTTCATGCCGGTGTTGCCGATGTGCGGTGCGGTCTGCAGCACGATCTGGCCCGCGTAGGAGGGGTCGGTCAGGGTCTCCTGGTAGCCGGTCATCCCGGTCGAGAAGACGACCTCGCCGAGGGTCGTGCCGGTCGCGCCGTAGGCGCGGCCGACGTGGCGGGTGCCGTCCTCCAGCACGAGGACGGCCGGGCCTGTCTGGAACAGGGAGGTCATGCGTCTGATCCTGTCGTGGTCGGGGTGAGGATGGCGTCGACGGCGTCCGCGACCTGGCGGGCCGAGGCATCCTGCGGCCTGAAGTAGGAGTCGACGAGAGAGCCCTCGTCGGTGCGCCAGTCGAGACGGACGAGTCCGTCCGGCTCGACGGCGCGGTCGATGGCGACGGACGCCTGCGCGACGCCCGCGATGCGGCTCGTCGGGAGGAAGACCCGCGGCTGGCCGGTCAGGTCGAGGGCGACGCCCACGTCGGTCACGATGAGGTCAGCCCGCGAGCGGAATCCCAGCCCGCGGATCGCCAGGCGCTCGAGCGGCTCACCGTGCCTCGTCGTCGCGACGTAGAACCCGTCGAACGTCGCCGACACGAGCGCCGAGGCGGGCGCGTCGCCCACGGGGGCGGTGAGACCGCGGTCGCGGCGGGTGCGACGCGCCCATGCCCACGCGAGGAGGGCCAGCAGCACGACCGCGACGCCGATCATGACGAGGAGGGCGCCCTGCTGGGTCACGCGCGCACCCCCGGTGTCTCGAGGAGCGCGCCGTCGACGACGGTCGGGATGCCGCGGTGCAGCGTCCAGCGCACCTCGCCGGGCAGCTCGCGGCCGAGGTACGGGGAGTTCACGCTGCGCCCGCGGAGGTCGCCGACCCCGAACGCGCGGACCGGCTTCGGGTCGTAGAACGTGACGGATGCCGCGTGCCCCGCGCTGAGCGGGGTGCCGTGGCCGTCGAGCCGGCCGATGCGGGCGGGCGTGCGCGACATGATCCGCGCGACGTCGGCCCACACGATGAGGCCCGTGTCGACCATCGCCTCCTGCACGACGCGCAGCGCGCTCTCGAGCCCGACCATGCCGTTCGCGGCCGCCTGCCACTCGCACGCCTTCGCCTCGGCGGGGTGCGGAGCGTGGTCGGTCGCGACGATGTCGATCGTGCCGTCGGCGAGTCCCTCGCGCACGGCGAGGACGTCTTCCTCGCGGCGCAGCGGCGGGTTCACCTTGAAGCGGGCATCGTAGCCGCGCGCCAGCTCGTCGGTGAGGAGCAGGTGGTGCGGGGTGACCTCGGCCGTGACGTTGACGCCGCGGCGCTTGGCCCAGCGGATGATCTCGACCGAACCGGCGGTCGAGAGGTGGCAGACGTGCAGGCGCGACCCGACGTGCTCGGCGAGCAGGACGTCGCGCGCGATGATCGACTCCTCGGCGACGGCAGGCCACCCGGCGAGCCCGAGCTCCGCCGAGACGCGGCCCTCGTTGAGCTGCGCGCCCTCCGTGAGCCGCGGGTCCTGGGCGTGCTGGGCGATGACGCCGTCGAACGCCTTCACGTACTCGAGCGCTCGCCGCATGATGAGCGGGTCCCAGACGCAGAAGCCGTCGTCGCTGAAGACGCGCACGCGGGCGCGGGAGTCGGCCATCGCGCCGAGCTCGGCGAGCCGCTCCCCCTTCTGCCCCACGGTGACGGCGCCGATGGGCTGCACCGTGACGTAGCCGGCGGCCTCGCCGAGGGCGAGCTCCTGCTCGACGACTCCCGCCGTGTCGGCGACGGGCGACGTGTTCGGCATCGCGAAGACGGCTGTGTAGCCGCCTGCCGCGGCGGCGCGGGAGCCGGTCAGGATGGTCTCGGACGCCTCGTACCCGGGCTCGCGGAGGTGCGTGTGCAGGTCGACGAGACCCGGCAGGGCGATGAGACCGTCGACGTCGATCTCGGTCGCGCCCGCGCGGCTGAGGCCCGTGCCGACCTCGACGATCGCACCGTCCTCCACGACGAGGTCGGCGGCTTCGCCGCCCTCGAGCTTGGCGCCCTTGAAGATGAGGACCTCGGCCATCACACGTCCTCTCGTTCGTCAGTACCGGCCAGCAGCAGGTAGAGCACCGCCATGCGCACCGAGACGCCGTTGGTCACCTGTTCGAGCACGGTGGAGCGCGGCGAGTCGGCGGCGTCGGCGGAGATCTCCAGGCCGCGGTTCATCGGGCCCGGGTGCATGACCATGCTATCGGTGCCGAGCGCCGCGAGCCGTGTCGCGTCGAGGCCCCAGCGCCGGGAATACTCCCGTTCAGTGGGGAAATACGCGGCGTTCATGCGCTCGAGCTGGATGCGGAGCATCATGAGGGCGTCGCAGCCGTCGGCGATCGCCTCGTCGAGGTCGTAGCGGACGCGCACGGGCCAGTCCGACACGTCCTGCGGCACGAGGGTCGGGGGCGACACGAGCGTGACTTCGGCGCCGAGGCTCGTCAGCAGCCAGACGTTGGAGCGCGCGACGCGCGAGTGCAGCACGTCGCCGACGATCGTGACCCGGAGGCCTGCGAGGTCGCGGCCGCGGCTGTCGTCGCCGAACGTGCGCTTGCGGATCGTGAAGGCGTCGAGGAGGGCC
This genomic interval carries:
- the carB gene encoding carbamoyl-phosphate synthase large subunit, which produces MPKRDDIKSVLVIGSGPIVIGQAAEFDYSGTQACRVLREEGLRVILVNPNPATIMTDPDFADATYIEPITPEVLETILTKEKPDAILPTLGGQTALNAAIALHDRGILDKHGVELIGAKVDAIRKGEDRQIFKQLVLDAGADVAASVICHSMEDLLAGAEKLGYPLVVRPSFTMGGLGSGFAYDETDLRRIGGAGLHDSPTSEVLLEESILGWKEYELELMRDTADNTVVVCSIENVDPVGVHTGDSITVAPALTLTDREYQKLRDIGIDIIRAVGVDTGGCNIQFAVDPKTGRIIVIEMNPRVSRSSALASKATGFPIAKLAAKLAIGYRLDEVPNDITGATPASFEPTLDYVVVKVPRFNFEKFPAADITLTTTMKSVGEAMAIGRNYATALQKALRSLEKRGSSFHWGDEPRSVEELLEVAKTPTDGRIVVLQQAMRKGATIEQAFAATAIDPWFLDQIALINEVAEFVRTAGELDAATLRVAKEHGFSDAQIAQLRGDTEREVRGVRQGLGIRPVFKTVDTCAGEFPALTPYHYSSYDFETEVTPSDRTKVVIIGSGPNRIGQGVEFDYSCVHASFALDAAGFETIMVNCNPETVSTDYDTSDRLYFEPLTLEDVLEVLHAEAQSGEILGVICQLGGQTPLGLAKGIEEAGYRILGTSPAAIDLAEERELFSRLLDRAGLVAPRNGTAIDEAGAVAIAEEIGYPVLVRPSFVLGGRGMEIVYDTESLRDYFVRIADQAIIGPGMPLLVDRFLDDAVEIDVDALFDGQELYVGGVMEHLEEAGIHSGDSSCTLPPISLGRTEIDRVREATRAIAEGVGVRGLLNVQFAVSAGVLYVIEANPRASRTVPFVSKALGIPLAKAAARIMAGATVAELKAEGLLPEVDGSRVPLDAPVAVKEAVLPFKRFRTKDGLMVDSVLGPEMRSTGEVMGIDRDFPTAFAKSQEAAYGGMPLEGRVFISVADDDKRAVILPAHRLQELGFDLVATEGTAEILARNGIAVEVVSKYSETQDTGDTNIVDLINAGEIDMIVNTPSGGTARADGYEIRAAAVAADKALFTTMAVLGAAVSALPVLREGFEVKSLQEYAVDRAERA
- the carA gene encoding glutamine-hydrolyzing carbamoyl-phosphate synthase small subunit, yielding MTSLFQTGPAVLVLEDGTRHVGRAYGATGTTLGEVVFSTGMTGYQETLTDPSYAGQIVLQTAPHIGNTGMNGEDPESRRIWVSGYIVRDPSRVVSNWRADESLDDALVNDGIVGISGIDTRAVTRHIRSAGSMRGGIFSGEAAAIDADEQLRLVREAPEMAGQNLSASVSVAAAEVTPARGERIGNLAVLDLGVKQATVDNLADRGFEVHVLPQDVTIDQIRAIDPVAVFYSNGPGDPAASGDHVELLRGVLDDGLPFFGICFGNQLLGRALGLDTYKLPFGHRGINQPVLDKQTGRVEITAHNHGFAVQAPLEGSFDSPNGYGRIEVSHVGLNDRVVEGLRALDIPAFSVQYHPEAAAGPHDANYLFDRFRDLVVATLRQAQGPTKERNA
- a CDS encoding dihydroorotase translates to MAEVLIFKGAKLEGGEAADLVVEDGAIVEVGTGLSRAGATEIDVDGLIALPGLVDLHTHLREPGYEASETILTGSRAAAAGGYTAVFAMPNTSPVADTAGVVEQELALGEAAGYVTVQPIGAVTVGQKGERLAELGAMADSRARVRVFSDDGFCVWDPLIMRRALEYVKAFDGVIAQHAQDPRLTEGAQLNEGRVSAELGLAGWPAVAEESIIARDVLLAEHVGSRLHVCHLSTAGSVEIIRWAKRRGVNVTAEVTPHHLLLTDELARGYDARFKVNPPLRREEDVLAVREGLADGTIDIVATDHAPHPAEAKACEWQAAANGMVGLESALRVVQEAMVDTGLIVWADVARIMSRTPARIGRLDGHGTPLSAGHAASVTFYDPKPVRAFGVGDLRGRSVNSPYLGRELPGEVRWTLHRGIPTVVDGALLETPGVRA
- a CDS encoding aspartate carbamoyltransferase catalytic subunit, with product MRHLLDTKTLGRAEALRILDVAEDMADTQRREIKKLPTLRGKTVVNLFFEDSTRTRISFEAAAKRLSADVINFSAKGSSVSKGESLQDTAQTLQAMGADAVVIRHGASGAPRTLATSGWITAGVVNAGDGTHEHPTQALLDAFTIRKRTFGDDSRGRDLAGLRVTIVGDVLHSRVARSNVWLLTSLGAEVTLVSPPTLVPQDVSDWPVRVRYDLDEAIADGCDALMMLRIQLERMNAAYFPTEREYSRRWGLDATRLAALGTDSMVMHPGPMNRGLEISADAADSPRSTVLEQVTNGVSVRMAVLYLLLAGTDEREDV